From the genome of Lutzomyia longipalpis isolate SR_M1_2022 chromosome 2, ASM2433408v1, one region includes:
- the LOC129789355 gene encoding conserved oligomeric Golgi complex subunit 8: MEYDNEKVLKLIYPEGVPANLENDELLQYLSKLGSYKSDQLRKEVNRLVEENKTVVEQTQDLAISNYKTFILTSECSREIFREFRETEHKLDGLIEKLPKFFNVCEEFVKKSDDINTSRQLNIVTMKRHSDLIDILKLPQLMDTCIRVGKYEDALELASYVQRMGVKHSNIPLIKSIATAIEDSWHTMLSQLLAQLRTDMQLPKCLQVIGYLRRMQAFSTSELKLKFLQARDSWFTGILASIPQNDPQQHLTKTIELTRIHLFNIITQYRAIFTEDDDLFTGNDSRDSSKIFHGWLHEKIEAFLLTLEDDLLRGVNSVDTVLGQCMYFGLSFSRVGADFRGLLAPIFVRTIGQHFQNSVGIVTRQYEQDIESYTLINKISTGLNRGKSTSLDTLSPPDSLLDFHPLATYCNGLLGAFNELRLCAPLGVADTVAKTIQSSMERVSKAIFIFYRQEQQAFSEAERDNFIRLCSCLAYDLIPYIQKCIHCLFPPHTVAQHLGINVQMLQKASLTYLVPSDILKPLHHLLPNRVDAIIMQSGMESVAVN, from the exons ATGGAATACGATAATGAgaaagtattaaaattaatttaccccGAAGGTGTTCCAG CGAACCTGGAAAATGATGAGCTGTTGCAGTATTTGTCCAAGTTGGGATCTTACAAATCTGACCAGCTGCGAAAGGAAGTAAATCgtttggtggaagaaaataaaactgtTGTCGAACAGACACAGGATCTGGCTATTAGCAATTATAAAACATTCATTTTAACATCTGAATGCTCTCGAGAGATATTCCGGGAGTTCAGAGAGACTGAGCACAAACTGGATGGCCTTATTGAGAAATTACCcaaattcttcaatgtttgCGAGGAGTTTGTTAAAAAGTCCGATGACATCAATACATCCAGACAGCTGAATATAGTAACAATGAAACGACATTCGGATTTGATTGATATCCTTAAGCTTCCACAACTAATGGACACGTGCATTAGGGTGGGAAAATATGAGGATGCACTTGAATTGGCTTCATATGTTCAGAGAATGGGTGTAAAACATAGTAATATACCACTCATTAAG tCCATTGCCACAGCAATTGAAGATTCATGGCATACGATGCTTAGTCAGTTGCTGGCACAACTGCGTACAGATATGCAGCTTCCGAAATGTCTTCAAGTTATTGGATATCTCAGGCGTATGCAGGCTTTTTCAACATCGGAACTAAAACTTAAATTTCTTCAAGCTCGAGATAGTTGGTTTACAGGAATATTGGCCAGCATCCCACAAAATGATCCCCAACAGCATCTCACAAAGACAATTGAGCTAACACGAATCCATTTGTTTAATATCATCACGCAATACCGTGCAATTTTCACTGAAGATGATGATCTATTTACTGGAAATGACAGCAGGGACAGCAGTAAAATTTTTCACGGCTGGCTTCATGAAAAAATCGAAGCATTTCTATTGACACTGGAAGATGATTTATTACGCGGAGTGAACTCTGTGGATACAGTACTAGGACAGTGCATGTACTTTGGGTTGTCTTTCAGCAGAGTTGGTGCTGATTTTCGAGGCCTATTGGCACCAATATTTGTTCGTACCATTGGTCAACATTTCCAGAATTCCGTGGGAATTGTAACACGGCAATATGAGCAAGATATCGAGAGCTATACATTGATAAATAAGATATCAACTGGACTTAATCGCGGGAAGAGTACATCACTGGATACTCTCTCGCCACCGGATTCACTTCTGGATTTCCATCCACTTGCCACGTACTGCAATGGACTACTTGGAGCATTCAATGAGCTGAGACTATGTGCTCCCCTTGGTGTGGCTGATACTGTGGCAAAGACTATCCAATCATCCATGGAACGCGTCTCTAAagccatttttattttctaccgCCAAGAGCAACAGGCTTTCTCAGAAGCTGAACGAGACAATTTTATCAGGTTGTGCTCCTGCCTCGCATATGACCTCATTCCCTACATCCAGAAGTGCATCCACTGTCTCTTTCCACCCCACACCGTAGCACAGCACTTGGGTATAAATGTACAAATGCTGCAGAAGGCTTCACTGACCTATCTTGTCCCAAGCGACATCCTCAAGCCATTGCACCATTTACTCCCAAACCGTGTGGATGCAATCATCATGCAATCTGGAATGGAGAGTGTTGCTGTGAATTAG
- the LOC129789382 gene encoding protein spaetzle 4, with translation MDFGRSGTNIFLIFVTVAPLTVFAYGFDAAASCGPKASRRGRAQLLTAIPCDLTTQSYCNLPGTAYPWHAVRQFVHENQGLMRRMYGDIKHISVLRTEIENNDIELADIELAASRYSRRGDRKSKYLYADYQSSLNSKGNDVVFMEPHFRPTSTTTSTTTTTTESTPSATSDQFRNKYDIVDVDDEAEINSVYENATEEDQRDTIKIVQAPNLSNATLESSTISSILKITKSDGEDFTTTTTMFDNTDPARTDFPENINDRIDDDIQVEEDSEGVVDIKETLKQNEATANYFGTTKPDKKSTAKPMESQLFQDTVQKEPPIVNMRGVNACPVKEEVVAPFWANNTRGEVLALLNLYPFEQYVHWEKCTHEHKQMYCREGCRCEQQYRLHRLLAYDPHNECRGIFSDWFRFPSCCICKCYDIPGDYRVTSRSPRSPVLKSIERAKNELQRAVYGHATEDWYHHRMDDGLHDEFD, from the exons ATGGATTTCGGAAGAAGTGGCACAAAT ATCTTCCTGATATTTGTTACAGTAGCACCTCTGACTGTTTTTGCATATGGATTTGATGCTGCTGCATCATGTGGACCAAAAGCATCACGACGAGGACGTGCACAACTCCTCACAGCAATTCCATGTGATCTCACCACACAGAGCTACTGCAACCTCCCAGGAACCGCCTATCCATGGCATGCAGTACGGCAGTTTGTACATGAAAATCAAGGATTAATGCGCCGGATGTACGGAGACATAAAGCACATATCCGTATTGCGAACTGAAATTGAGAATAATGACATCGAATTGGCAGATATTGAGCTGGCTGCATCACGGTACTCTCGGCGTGGAGATCGAAAGTCCAAATATCTCTACGCTGACTACCAGAGTTCACTAAATAGCAAGGGTAATGATGTTGTCTTCATGGAGCCACACTTCAGACCAACATCAACAACAACGTCAACCACAACGACAACCACTGAATCTACTCCAAGTGCAACTAGTGACCAATTCAGAAATAAGTACGATATTGTGGATGTAGATGACGAGGCGGAGATCAATAGTGTGTACGAAAATGCAACTGAGGAAGATCAACGGGATACAATCAAGATTGTTCAAGCACCAAATCTCTCAAATGCTACTCTGGAATCTTCCACCATTTCAAGCATacttaaaatcacaaaatctgATGGGGAAGACTTCACAACGACTACCACCATGTTTGACAACACCGACCCCGCTCGGACGGACTTTCCGGAAAATATCAATGATCGCATAGACGACGATATCCAAGTTGAGGAAGATAGTGAAGGTGTTGTGGATATCAAGGAAACACTCAAACAAAATGAAGCTACGGCAAATTATTTTGGAACAACAAAGCCTGATAAGAAGTCCACAGCGAAACCCATGGAAAGTCAACTATTTCAGGATACTGTACAGAAGGAGCCGCCAATTGTGAACATGAGAGGAGT AAACGCTTGTCCTGTAAAAGAAGAAGTAGTTGCTCCTTTTTGGGCAAATAACACAAGAGGTGAAGTTCTCGCTTTGCTCAACCTCTACCCATTTGAGCAGTACGTCCATTGGGAAAAGTGCACGCACGAACATAAGCAGATGTACTGTCGTGAGGGCTGTCGTTGTGAGCAGCAATATCGACTTCATCGTCTTCTCGCCTACGATCCTCACAATGAATGTCGCGGCATCTTCTCTGATTGGTTTCGCTTTCCTTCCTGTTGCATTTGCAAATGTTACGACATCCCCGGGGATTATCGTGTGACATCACGTAGTCCACGATCACCTGTTCTCAAGTCGATTGAGAGGGCAAAAAATGAGTTACAGCGTGCCGTCTACGGACATGCAACGGAAGATTGGTATCACCATCGAATGGATGATGGGCTTCATGATGAATTTGACTAG